From a region of the Pedosphaera parvula Ellin514 genome:
- a CDS encoding O-antigen ligase family protein, translating into MSVEQKNRKVESAPKVESGPLPNVFAGLFGLLLGLALVKFGNPVIMEKLVDPPANFLEMILNPWPAIWGYWLLAGVTVLGLMVAKRETNAPKFLVALPLAWLVWEFIAGTSTVDKALTRATLAHFTTCVVCFYLGLFSLSRVRAIGWFWGGLLAGFTWVLIVGFQQHFGGLEETRRYFYLYIYPTLKTVPPELLKKVSSNRIFATLFYPNALAGVILLVLPPTLAFIWSLRERLTSGARVFLMALYGVAALGCLYWSGSKGGWLLMLVTLLVGSFFMPMKQRVRLAIVGTFMVLGVAGFALKYQGFFKKGATSVVARGDYWRAAVETTKVHPVFGTGPGTFAKAYEKIKKPESEMSRLTHNDYLQQASDSGVLGFLLYAAFLSYSIYFIYSRTDIRGHWLKLGVWLGLLGWALQSTVEFGLYIPALSWIAFGFMGWLLGQVPNRIDRQHSTG; encoded by the coding sequence ATGAGCGTGGAACAAAAAAACAGGAAGGTGGAATCTGCGCCCAAGGTGGAGAGTGGCCCGTTGCCAAATGTCTTCGCAGGATTGTTTGGATTGTTGTTGGGGTTGGCGTTGGTGAAGTTTGGCAATCCAGTGATAATGGAAAAGCTCGTTGATCCGCCGGCGAATTTTTTGGAGATGATTTTAAACCCGTGGCCGGCAATTTGGGGTTATTGGTTGCTGGCCGGGGTGACGGTGCTGGGATTGATGGTGGCGAAAAGGGAGACAAATGCACCGAAGTTCCTGGTGGCATTGCCGCTGGCGTGGCTGGTTTGGGAATTCATAGCCGGCACGAGTACGGTGGATAAGGCACTGACACGGGCGACACTTGCCCATTTTACGACTTGCGTGGTGTGCTTTTATTTGGGCTTGTTCTCGCTGAGTCGTGTTCGAGCAATCGGATGGTTTTGGGGTGGGCTGTTAGCAGGGTTCACGTGGGTGTTGATCGTGGGATTTCAACAGCATTTTGGAGGGTTGGAGGAAACAAGACGCTACTTCTACCTCTATATATATCCAACCTTGAAGACAGTGCCGCCGGAGTTATTGAAGAAGGTTTCAAGCAATCGAATTTTTGCCACCTTGTTCTATCCGAATGCCCTGGCTGGAGTGATCCTGCTGGTGCTGCCGCCAACGTTGGCGTTTATATGGTCGCTGCGAGAGCGTTTAACAAGCGGTGCGAGGGTTTTTTTGATGGCCCTGTATGGCGTGGCGGCATTGGGATGTTTGTATTGGTCGGGATCGAAGGGCGGGTGGCTGTTGATGCTTGTGACTCTGTTGGTGGGTAGCTTTTTCATGCCGATGAAACAGCGAGTCAGATTGGCGATTGTAGGGACCTTCATGGTTTTGGGGGTGGCAGGCTTTGCATTGAAATACCAAGGCTTCTTCAAAAAGGGGGCTACGAGCGTGGTTGCACGAGGAGATTATTGGCGCGCAGCGGTTGAGACGACAAAGGTGCATCCTGTGTTCGGGACGGGGCCCGGGACATTTGCAAAGGCTTATGAGAAGATCAAGAAACCCGAGTCCGAGATGTCGCGTCTAACTCATAACGATTACCTGCAACAGGCATCGGATTCCGGTGTATTAGGTTTCCTGCTGTATGCCGCTTTTCTAAGCTATTCGATCTATTTTATTTATTCGAGAACAGATATCCGTGGCCATTGGCTCAAGTTGGGTGTTTGGCTGGGCTTGTTAGGTTGGGCATTGCAAAGCACTGTTGAATTTGGGCTTTATATTCCAGCCCTGTCCTGGATTGCGTTTGGGTTCATGGGATGGCTGCTGGGGCAGGTGCCGAATCGCATCGACAGGCAACATTCGACTGGATAG
- the aroQ gene encoding type II 3-dehydroquinate dehydratase, protein MKILFLNGPNLNLLGQREPEVYGRTTLADIEAMVRDRAAKQKVEIEFRQSNLEGELVTWIQEAKGKFDAIVLNAAAYTHTSIALRDAISAVGISTIEIHLSNVHAREEFRHTSLIAPVCRGVIAGFGANSYVLGLEAAIIVKAV, encoded by the coding sequence ATGAAAATACTTTTTCTAAATGGTCCAAATCTGAACCTGCTCGGACAAAGAGAGCCTGAGGTTTATGGACGGACTACGTTGGCGGACATAGAGGCGATGGTTCGGGACCGTGCCGCCAAGCAGAAAGTGGAGATTGAATTTCGCCAATCCAATTTGGAAGGGGAGTTGGTCACCTGGATTCAAGAGGCCAAAGGGAAGTTCGATGCCATCGTCCTAAATGCTGCTGCCTACACCCACACCAGCATTGCGTTACGGGATGCAATCAGTGCGGTTGGGATTTCTACCATTGAAATTCATTTATCGAACGTTCATGCGCGCGAGGAGTTCCGGCATACATCGCTCATAGCGCCGGTTTGCCGTGGTGTTATAGCTGGATTTGGCGCAAACTCCTACGTTCTAGGGTTGGAAGCCGCTATTATCGTTAAAGCGGTCTAA
- a CDS encoding universal stress protein, whose amino-acid sequence MYGKILVALENGQADESLLPHVTELAKQFNSHLLLVHVADGWVARNYDRLQLADSEEIIVDRNYLEQTAEKLRASGLQVTAHLAMGDPPTEILKTAERERCDLIAMTTHGHRLLADIFLGSTIHEVRHKTTIPILLVRAGTKRA is encoded by the coding sequence ATGTACGGGAAAATTTTAGTAGCCCTGGAGAATGGCCAGGCAGACGAAAGTTTGCTGCCGCATGTAACAGAGCTGGCGAAGCAGTTTAATTCGCATCTACTTTTAGTGCATGTTGCGGACGGGTGGGTGGCGCGCAACTATGATCGACTCCAACTGGCCGACTCGGAGGAGATTATAGTCGATCGAAACTACCTGGAACAAACGGCTGAAAAACTGCGTGCCTCCGGTTTACAAGTTACAGCGCATTTGGCGATGGGAGATCCTCCCACGGAAATATTAAAAACGGCAGAGCGTGAAAGATGCGACTTGATCGCCATGACGACTCATGGTCATCGCCTGCTGGCCGACATTTTTCTCGGGAGCACGATCCACGAAGTCCGGCACAAAACCACAATTCCCATCCTGCTGGTAAGAGCCGGAACGAAGCGGGCTTGA
- a CDS encoding aminotransferase class V-fold PLP-dependent enzyme gives MTLSELLSNEELRQHEFPVAREKIFLAHAGDCPLPRRVAEAVAKYAQQCTLGDQETFVYPQIVETGRQLASRLMNSRPEEVAFVGPTSLALSFIAGGLKFKRHDNILVYFDDYPSNVYPWMALANKGVQVRLINVRELGVIRPIDVLGQVDEQTRLVALASCHFVAGYRIDYQAIGKALHDRGILFCLDAIQTLGAFPTTVEHVDFLAADAHKWLLGPCAAGLMYVRQSLQEKLDPHVYGWNNVRCPNYVAQEQIVYRQNAQRFEVGSHNFFGLVGLHAAMELILEIGVENIAAELLRKRAWLVPALEAKGYKVLQANAGTVNASGIVTFHRPGTDLPALHQKLETANIVTSLRADRAGQRYIRLSPHFYNTDAELHRLLELL, from the coding sequence ATGACTTTATCCGAACTGCTTTCAAACGAAGAGCTGCGTCAGCACGAGTTTCCCGTGGCCCGCGAGAAAATATTTCTGGCGCATGCCGGGGATTGTCCCTTGCCGAGACGCGTCGCCGAAGCGGTTGCCAAATACGCTCAACAATGCACCTTGGGCGATCAGGAAACGTTTGTTTACCCTCAGATTGTGGAAACTGGCCGGCAGTTGGCATCTCGGTTAATGAATTCCAGGCCGGAAGAAGTTGCTTTCGTTGGTCCTACTTCACTCGCACTCAGCTTTATCGCTGGCGGCCTCAAGTTTAAAAGGCACGATAATATACTGGTCTATTTCGATGATTATCCATCGAACGTCTATCCCTGGATGGCTCTGGCGAACAAAGGGGTTCAAGTCAGGCTGATTAATGTTCGCGAACTCGGTGTCATTCGGCCCATTGATGTTCTTGGGCAGGTCGACGAACAGACGCGTTTGGTCGCCCTGGCCTCCTGCCATTTTGTTGCGGGCTATCGCATCGATTATCAGGCCATCGGCAAAGCTCTGCATGATCGCGGCATTCTATTCTGCCTGGATGCAATCCAAACTCTCGGCGCGTTTCCCACCACGGTCGAACATGTCGATTTCCTCGCCGCCGATGCGCACAAGTGGCTTCTCGGACCGTGCGCTGCCGGATTGATGTATGTGCGTCAATCGTTGCAGGAAAAGTTGGATCCACATGTTTACGGCTGGAACAATGTTCGTTGCCCCAATTACGTGGCTCAGGAGCAGATTGTTTATCGCCAAAATGCCCAGCGCTTTGAAGTAGGCTCGCACAACTTCTTTGGCCTCGTTGGATTGCATGCAGCCATGGAACTAATCCTTGAAATCGGCGTTGAAAATATTGCCGCCGAACTCTTGCGCAAACGTGCCTGGCTGGTTCCTGCATTGGAAGCCAAAGGTTATAAAGTCCTCCAGGCAAATGCTGGAACGGTTAATGCCAGTGGGATTGTCACGTTTCATCGACCCGGAACAGACCTGCCCGCCTTGCATCAGAAGCTCGAGACGGCAAACATTGTAACCTCGCTGAGGGCCGACCGAGCCGGCCAGCGTTACATTCGCCTGTCACCTCATTTCTATAACACCGATGCAGAGTTGCATCGATTGTTGGAATTGCTCTGA
- a CDS encoding formylglycine-generating enzyme family protein gives MRFKVAAICGLIVLSGWVARSADGQQQVKTNQLKLSKVVTNNTVLVKTNLAIGAVTIPVPVLVTNATPQMPGDPYTNSVGMEFVKLGGGSWAGRYEVTQREYQLVMGSAPSHFSGARLPVDSVTYDDAVEFCQKLTEQELKEKKLPEGFSYTLPTEGQWEGLVADASLAQAVTSANGSRSSTSPVGSLAPNSLGLYDVRGNVMEFCLGSAMPYRVLRGGSWQDWISVNLRLDFRYYARPDERKDTFGFRCLLVQSGKK, from the coding sequence ATGAGATTTAAGGTTGCAGCGATTTGTGGGTTGATTGTTTTGTCCGGCTGGGTGGCCAGGTCGGCCGATGGGCAGCAGCAGGTTAAGACGAACCAGCTGAAGTTGAGCAAGGTGGTGACGAACAATACGGTGCTGGTGAAGACAAATCTGGCCATTGGGGCGGTGACGATTCCTGTCCCGGTGTTGGTTACCAATGCGACTCCGCAAATGCCGGGGGATCCTTACACGAATAGTGTGGGGATGGAGTTTGTTAAGCTGGGCGGTGGCTCCTGGGCTGGCCGATATGAAGTGACGCAGAGGGAATATCAGTTGGTGATGGGTAGCGCTCCGAGCCATTTTTCAGGAGCGAGATTGCCGGTGGATAGTGTGACGTATGATGATGCGGTGGAGTTTTGCCAGAAGCTTACGGAACAGGAATTGAAGGAGAAAAAGTTGCCGGAGGGTTTTAGTTACACCTTGCCGACGGAAGGGCAATGGGAGGGATTGGTGGCGGATGCGAGCCTGGCCCAGGCGGTGACGAGCGCGAATGGGTCGCGGTCAAGCACGAGTCCGGTGGGGAGTTTGGCGCCGAACAGCCTGGGTTTATATGACGTTCGAGGAAATGTGATGGAGTTTTGCCTGGGGTCGGCGATGCCTTATCGCGTGCTGCGCGGTGGTTCGTGGCAGGATTGGATTAGTGTCAATCTGCGGCTTGATTTCAGATATTACGCCCGACCGGATGAACGCAAGGATACTTTTGGCTTTCGCTGTTTGCTGGTCCAGTCGGGGAAGAAGTAG
- the accC gene encoding acetyl-CoA carboxylase biotin carboxylase subunit has translation MFEKVLVANRGEIAVRIIRACKELNIRTVAVYSDQDANSMHVQLADEAICIGKAPSNESYLRIDRLISAAEIADVDAIHPGYGFLSENAHFADVCESCNIRFIGPSSRAMNAMEDKAVSRSLAKKAGVPIPPGSEGIVENEQEALVVAKRIGYPVMIKAVAGGGGRGMRVAHNDISLVKGYHTARTEAEKAFGNSGVYIEKFIENPHHIEFQILGDNKGHIIHLGERDCSIQRRNQKVVEETPSPLIEGKFRKLRDKMGKAAVKIAELAHYTNAGTVEFIVDNNGNYYFLEMNKRIQVEHPITEEVTGIDLVRYQIMIAMGEPLRHSQSDIQFKGHAIECRINAEDPFDEFRPCPGRIEMYYSPGGRGVRVDSHAYAGYTIPPTYDSMIGKLITYGKDRREAMDKMSRALGEYMITGVKTTISFQQAILQDPNFRRGVYSTNFIEQLLSGARRELIEEKA, from the coding sequence ATGTTTGAAAAAGTCTTGGTAGCCAACCGCGGAGAAATTGCCGTCCGAATTATTCGCGCTTGCAAAGAGTTGAACATCCGCACCGTCGCCGTTTATTCCGACCAGGATGCCAACTCCATGCACGTCCAACTCGCCGATGAAGCCATCTGCATAGGCAAGGCCCCCAGCAACGAGAGTTACCTCCGCATCGATCGCCTTATCAGCGCCGCTGAAATAGCCGATGTCGATGCCATCCATCCAGGATACGGCTTCCTCTCCGAGAACGCCCATTTTGCTGACGTTTGCGAAAGCTGTAACATCCGCTTCATCGGACCCAGTTCGCGGGCGATGAATGCGATGGAAGACAAAGCTGTCAGTCGCTCCCTTGCCAAAAAAGCCGGTGTCCCCATCCCGCCTGGTTCCGAAGGCATCGTCGAAAACGAACAAGAAGCCCTCGTCGTCGCCAAGCGCATCGGTTACCCCGTCATGATCAAAGCTGTTGCCGGTGGCGGTGGCCGTGGCATGCGCGTGGCTCACAACGACATCTCCCTCGTCAAAGGCTACCACACCGCCCGCACCGAAGCTGAAAAAGCCTTCGGCAACTCCGGCGTTTACATCGAGAAATTCATCGAGAATCCTCACCACATCGAATTTCAAATCCTCGGCGACAACAAGGGCCACATCATTCATCTCGGCGAACGCGATTGCTCCATCCAACGCCGCAACCAAAAAGTAGTCGAAGAAACCCCGTCGCCCCTCATCGAAGGCAAATTCCGCAAGCTCCGCGACAAAATGGGCAAAGCCGCCGTCAAGATCGCCGAACTCGCCCATTACACCAACGCCGGCACCGTTGAATTCATCGTCGACAACAATGGCAACTACTACTTCCTGGAAATGAACAAGCGCATCCAGGTCGAACACCCCATCACCGAGGAAGTCACCGGCATCGACCTCGTCCGCTACCAGATCATGATCGCCATGGGCGAACCCCTCCGCCATTCCCAGAGCGACATCCAATTCAAAGGCCACGCCATCGAATGCCGCATCAACGCCGAAGATCCCTTTGACGAATTCCGCCCGTGCCCCGGCCGCATCGAAATGTATTACTCACCCGGGGGCAGGGGAGTCCGCGTCGATAGCCATGCCTACGCCGGCTACACCATTCCGCCCACGTATGACTCCATGATCGGCAAACTCATCACCTACGGCAAAGACCGTCGCGAAGCCATGGACAAGATGAGCCGCGCCCTCGGCGAATACATGATCACCGGCGTCAAGACCACCATCTCCTTCCAGCAGGCCATATTGCAGGACCCCAACTTCCGACGCGGCGTCTACTCCACCAATTTCATCGAGCAACTCCTCAGCGGCGCCCGGCGCGAACTCATCGAAGAAAAAGCCTAA
- the accB gene encoding acetyl-CoA carboxylase biotin carboxyl carrier protein produces the protein MDLKDIKAIIDLMKKNSISEFELERQEFKIKLKRGGNGVVATPQYEDVSAIGYAPQVSLPGAGSSSLPQAPIGTSSETEIKSPMIGTFYRAPSPEAANYVEVGTEVSPDTVVCIIEAMKVMNEIKAEARGVITQIMVENAKPVEFGQPLFKIRPL, from the coding sequence GTGGACTTAAAAGACATAAAAGCCATCATTGATTTGATGAAAAAAAACTCCATCTCGGAGTTTGAACTGGAGCGTCAGGAATTTAAGATTAAACTCAAACGGGGTGGAAATGGGGTAGTCGCCACTCCCCAATACGAAGATGTTTCGGCAATCGGCTATGCACCTCAAGTTTCTCTCCCAGGAGCGGGCAGCTCTTCCTTGCCGCAAGCCCCAATTGGCACTTCTTCCGAGACTGAGATCAAATCGCCCATGATCGGCACTTTCTACCGGGCTCCATCCCCCGAAGCAGCCAATTACGTGGAAGTTGGCACCGAGGTTAGTCCTGATACCGTGGTTTGCATCATTGAAGCCATGAAGGTGATGAACGAAATCAAAGCCGAAGCTCGTGGAGTTATCACCCAGATCATGGTCGAAAACGCCAAACCCGTCGAATTTGGGCAACCACTGTTTAAAATTCGTCCTCTATAA
- a CDS encoding hybrid sensor histidine kinase/response regulator gives MYWFTKIGPDLHFTREYLKAGVLVSLLSVWVLVALFYYLNRYTKRRYFSIWTVAWLFYALWMSLSFGFQAAGEPIQLMLQQWSIGISAVFLLWGSLAFLGHPVRQSSLAWFMVFLLVWSYIGAYHLKRPLEMQIPILWLIAIASFFTAYSFFKYRRKQPYVGATLLTIGFFLWGFYMAAYPFLERAENWTSLALFSSAVLQLTLAVSMIILVLEEARHTLQIIVSQAQTRMEERDALASRVISTEERYQKLFDQAGEAIVITSVDDFRILEINQAGERLLGIQRNEADQHYLITFCHVKDSSSAIPQNSGEWFQFLCRQRPLNLVRKNGGIVSLEVNVSQISLDGTPAYQFFLIELTERARLEQQLRQAEKLSALGQMISGVAHELNNPLAVVKGYLELVLAHHEVNPQTRADLEKAAHESNRAAKLVTNFLSFAREQPAHRELIVFNELISRLVDFWKLDASMAKTEMILELDPELPPVLADPDQIQQLLVNLLNNAVQAMADISGPARLKLQTRRVGEKVQIAVEDSGPGVPLHLATKIFEPFFTTKEVGTGTGLGLSIAHSIMTEHQGRIFYQAASLGGAGFVLEFTASQPNPRERVSSGDTAMFTRANAILKSCKGNILVLDDEKSLAEMLSEMLDLLGYTITTCHVATDALELIETQDFDLVVSDFRMPGINGQQFYTMAVHIKPELARRIIFVTGDVVNTETKAFLESTGNPHLAKPFNLSNVSRAVAEVIEKNREEVALPN, from the coding sequence ATGTATTGGTTCACTAAGATTGGCCCGGATCTGCATTTTACGCGCGAATACCTGAAGGCGGGCGTCTTGGTTTCTTTACTGAGTGTCTGGGTTTTAGTCGCATTGTTCTATTATCTGAACCGCTACACCAAGCGACGCTACTTCAGCATCTGGACGGTGGCCTGGTTGTTCTACGCCTTGTGGATGAGTCTGAGCTTCGGCTTTCAAGCCGCCGGAGAGCCCATCCAGCTTATGCTTCAGCAATGGAGCATCGGCATATCGGCAGTCTTTCTTCTTTGGGGCAGCCTCGCCTTTCTGGGACATCCGGTGAGACAATCCAGTCTTGCGTGGTTCATGGTCTTTCTCCTGGTTTGGAGCTATATCGGGGCTTATCATTTAAAAAGGCCTTTGGAGATGCAAATACCCATCCTCTGGCTGATCGCCATCGCCAGCTTCTTCACGGCCTACAGTTTTTTTAAATATCGTCGCAAACAGCCTTATGTCGGAGCGACTCTCCTCACCATCGGCTTTTTCCTCTGGGGGTTTTATATGGCTGCTTATCCCTTTCTCGAAAGAGCGGAGAATTGGACCAGCCTTGCCCTCTTTAGTTCTGCCGTTCTCCAGCTAACCCTGGCGGTAAGCATGATCATCCTCGTTCTGGAAGAAGCCAGGCATACGCTCCAGATCATTGTGAGCCAGGCCCAAACCCGGATGGAAGAGCGTGATGCCCTCGCATCCAGGGTTATTTCCACGGAAGAACGTTACCAGAAGCTCTTTGACCAGGCAGGCGAGGCCATTGTGATCACCAGCGTTGATGATTTTCGAATTTTGGAGATTAACCAGGCTGGCGAAAGATTGCTGGGCATCCAACGGAACGAAGCCGACCAGCATTACTTGATCACATTTTGCCATGTGAAGGACTCCAGTTCAGCCATTCCCCAAAACAGCGGGGAATGGTTTCAGTTCCTTTGCCGCCAGCGGCCTCTGAACCTGGTGCGCAAGAATGGTGGCATTGTTTCGTTGGAGGTAAATGTCAGTCAAATCAGTTTGGACGGCACTCCCGCTTATCAATTCTTTCTTATCGAATTAACCGAACGCGCCCGCCTGGAACAGCAATTGCGCCAGGCGGAAAAGCTTTCCGCCTTGGGCCAGATGATCTCAGGTGTGGCGCATGAGTTGAATAATCCGCTGGCGGTCGTCAAAGGGTATCTTGAACTCGTCCTCGCCCACCATGAGGTGAATCCTCAAACCCGCGCTGATCTTGAAAAAGCCGCTCATGAAAGTAATCGCGCCGCAAAGTTGGTCACCAACTTTCTCTCCTTCGCGCGGGAACAACCGGCTCACCGGGAACTGATCGTTTTCAATGAGCTCATCAGCCGGTTGGTCGATTTTTGGAAACTGGACGCCTCGATGGCAAAAACTGAAATGATACTCGAGTTGGATCCCGAGCTTCCTCCCGTATTGGCCGATCCGGATCAAATCCAGCAACTGCTCGTGAACCTCCTGAACAACGCCGTACAGGCCATGGCTGATATATCTGGTCCCGCCAGGCTAAAGCTCCAAACCCGGAGGGTGGGGGAGAAAGTGCAAATTGCGGTGGAAGATAGTGGTCCCGGTGTTCCTTTGCATCTGGCCACAAAAATTTTTGAGCCTTTCTTTACCACCAAGGAAGTTGGCACCGGCACTGGATTGGGGTTATCCATCGCACACAGCATCATGACCGAGCATCAAGGCCGCATCTTCTATCAGGCCGCATCATTGGGTGGTGCCGGGTTTGTTTTGGAGTTCACCGCCTCACAACCCAATCCTCGTGAGCGGGTATCTTCGGGCGACACGGCGATGTTCACCCGGGCAAACGCGATTCTCAAGTCGTGCAAAGGCAACATCCTGGTTTTGGACGATGAAAAATCCCTGGCGGAAATGCTCAGCGAAATGCTTGATCTGCTCGGCTATACGATTACCACCTGCCATGTTGCCACGGATGCGTTGGAATTGATTGAAACACAGGATTTTGACCTCGTGGTTTCAGATTTTCGTATGCCAGGAATCAACGGCCAGCAGTTTTACACCATGGCGGTGCATATCAAACCAGAGCTGGCACGCCGAATTATTTTCGTTACTGGCGACGTGGTAAACACCGAAACCAAGGCTTTCCTCGAGTCCACTGGCAATCCTCACCTGGCCAAACCCTTCAATCTTAGCAACGTGAGCCGCGCGGTTGCCGAAGTGATTGAGAAAAATCGCGAGGAAGTCGCCCTCCCAAATTAA
- the trxA gene encoding thioredoxin gives MASPNIVVLTIENFEQQVLQATAPVLVDFWAEWCGPCKMIGPILDELADEYAGRAIIAKVNIDDHQSLATQYGVRAIPTLLLFHKGQVAEQMVGLRSKRDLKASFDRVTA, from the coding sequence ATGGCATCTCCCAATATTGTAGTTCTGACCATAGAAAATTTTGAACAACAAGTTCTTCAGGCCACCGCACCTGTTTTGGTGGACTTCTGGGCAGAATGGTGTGGTCCCTGCAAAATGATCGGCCCGATTCTTGATGAACTGGCTGATGAATATGCCGGCCGGGCAATCATTGCGAAAGTCAACATTGATGACCATCAATCGCTCGCCACTCAGTACGGAGTCCGGGCGATACCAACGTTGCTATTGTTCCACAAGGGACAAGTGGCTGAGCAGATGGTCGGGTTGCGCAGCAAACGCGATCTCAAGGCCAGCTTTGACCGTGTCACTGCTTGA
- a CDS encoding type II secretion system F family protein codes for MAAINTPSSIRKRAELYHQIAQLVASGIGLISALQLIQRNPPSTAFRKHIERVLEHLNHGSTFTDAMRATGSWLPSFDVYLIEAAENSGRLDSVFKMLGDYYADTARLQKQMLSDLAYPALVLHMAVFLFPLIDYFKNGSGALFLIKTAGVIVPLYAIIFGLLYAFQAERNEKWRASLERVLKVVPVFSTARHSLALARLAAALEALINAGVNIVPAWEMAAAASGSPGLVRTVMAWRARILGGQTPAEAIRLVPNQFPDVFTQLYTSGEISGQLDESLRRIYRYYEEQGRARMSFLASWVPRGLYMAIALFVGYKVITFYQGYINQIQQAGGF; via the coding sequence ATGGCTGCCATCAACACTCCCTCCTCCATTAGAAAGCGCGCTGAGCTTTACCATCAGATTGCTCAGCTCGTTGCTTCAGGTATCGGATTGATCTCAGCGCTGCAACTTATCCAGCGCAATCCCCCTTCAACTGCATTTCGCAAGCACATTGAGCGCGTGCTGGAGCACTTAAACCATGGCTCGACCTTTACGGATGCCATGCGTGCCACTGGGTCATGGCTGCCATCCTTTGATGTTTATTTGATCGAGGCCGCCGAGAACAGTGGTCGCCTGGATTCAGTTTTTAAGATGCTCGGCGATTACTATGCCGACACCGCCAGGCTTCAAAAGCAAATGCTCTCCGACCTTGCTTATCCAGCACTGGTTCTGCACATGGCCGTTTTCTTGTTTCCCTTGATCGATTATTTTAAAAACGGCAGCGGCGCTCTCTTCCTGATTAAAACCGCGGGTGTGATAGTTCCTCTTTATGCAATCATTTTCGGCCTGCTTTATGCATTTCAGGCTGAACGTAATGAAAAGTGGCGCGCCAGCCTTGAACGTGTGCTCAAGGTGGTTCCGGTTTTTAGCACAGCCCGGCATTCCCTGGCGCTGGCGCGTCTGGCCGCCGCTCTTGAGGCACTTATTAATGCTGGAGTAAACATTGTTCCGGCATGGGAAATGGCTGCTGCTGCCAGCGGTTCACCTGGTCTGGTTCGTACCGTGATGGCGTGGAGAGCGCGGATTCTGGGTGGACAAACTCCCGCCGAAGCAATTCGTCTGGTTCCCAACCAGTTCCCCGACGTTTTTACCCAGCTTTATACGAGCGGAGAAATCAGCGGTCAACTGGATGAGTCCTTGCGCCGTATCTACCGGTATTACGAAGAGCAGGGCAGGGCGCGGATGAGTTTTCTGGCGAGTTGGGTCCCGCGAGGTCTTTATATGGCAATCGCGCTTTTTGTCGGCTACAAAGTCATCACGTTCTACCAGGGATACATCAACCAAATCCAACAAGCCGGTGGATTCTAA
- a CDS encoding prepilin-type N-terminal cleavage/methylation domain-containing protein, translating into MIENKCNYVGPPPLRLAVTLAFTLIELLVVIAVIAILAALLLPALNRAKNGANRAQCASNQHQIGLGWQMYVSDNNDSYPWIRGWASAGGQQGAYPALAPGVAAAFGVTTDYTNRVLNKYVPAASVWRCPSDKGEAIYQVNNCFVAYGNSYCVQHDVDGWSVQHITAEIDPNYAHGATPIKGSDIAASPLNKIIQGDWVWEYPGNNITNDPSTWWHNYKGQRRFNILFGDGHVAFFAFPPAISANLADYPAPAATNLYW; encoded by the coding sequence ATGATCGAAAACAAGTGTAATTACGTTGGACCGCCCCCTTTACGACTAGCGGTGACTTTGGCATTCACTTTAATAGAATTGCTAGTCGTTATTGCCGTCATCGCGATCCTGGCTGCCTTGCTGCTGCCAGCACTGAACCGGGCAAAAAATGGGGCCAACAGGGCGCAGTGCGCCAGCAACCAGCATCAGATCGGCTTGGGCTGGCAGATGTATGTCAGCGATAATAATGATTCGTACCCCTGGATTCGAGGTTGGGCGTCAGCCGGAGGCCAACAGGGCGCCTATCCCGCCCTTGCTCCAGGTGTCGCCGCCGCTTTCGGCGTCACCACCGACTATACCAACCGGGTTTTGAATAAATATGTTCCCGCAGCCTCGGTCTGGCGGTGTCCTTCCGACAAGGGCGAAGCCATCTACCAGGTAAATAACTGTTTCGTCGCTTATGGCAATAGTTACTGCGTACAACACGACGTGGACGGCTGGAGCGTACAACACATTACTGCGGAAATAGACCCGAATTATGCCCACGGCGCCACGCCCATCAAAGGCAGCGACATTGCGGCCAGTCCGCTCAATAAAATCATTCAGGGCGATTGGGTTTGGGAATATCCCGGTAATAACATCACCAACGATCCAAGCACATGGTGGCACAACTATAAGGGCCAGCGGCGTTTCAACATTCTCTTTGGCGATGGGCATGTTGCATTCTTCGCTTTCCCACCTGCCATCAGCGCCAACCTGGCCGACTACCCGGCGCCCGCCGCCACCAACCTCTATTGGTAA